The proteins below come from a single Streptomyces sp. SCSIO 75703 genomic window:
- a CDS encoding adenylate/guanylate cyclase domain-containing protein: MTVDDTGSGTDGDGRVDSEPAEPGDDPLALRLEQLILGAERRYTPFQAARSAGVSMELASRFWRAMGFADIGQAKALTEADVLALRRLAGLVEAGLLSEAMAVQVARSTGQTTARLAEWQIDSFLEGLTEPPEPGMTRTEVTYPLVELLLPELQEFLVYVWRRQLAASTGRVVQAGDDEEMVDRRLAVGFADLVGFTRLTRRMEEEELGELVEAFETTAADLVAARGGRLIKTLGDEVLYVADDAGTAAEIALRLIETMANDETMPELRVGIAFGTVTTRMGDVFGTTVNLASRLTSIAPRDALLVDSAFAEEIIRTGDAPASEAQAVEEAATAEKEGEEAPAYRFGLQPMWQRPVRGLGVVEPWLLTRRSPPPA, encoded by the coding sequence GTGACCGTCGACGACACGGGCTCCGGCACGGACGGGGACGGCCGGGTGGATTCCGAGCCCGCCGAACCCGGCGATGACCCGCTAGCGCTCCGACTCGAACAGCTCATCCTCGGCGCCGAGCGCCGCTACACCCCCTTCCAGGCCGCCCGCAGCGCGGGCGTCTCCATGGAACTGGCCTCCCGCTTCTGGCGGGCCATGGGCTTCGCCGACATAGGCCAGGCCAAGGCGCTGACCGAGGCCGACGTCCTCGCCCTGCGGCGGCTGGCCGGTCTGGTGGAGGCCGGGCTGCTCAGCGAGGCCATGGCCGTCCAGGTGGCCCGGTCCACCGGGCAGACGACCGCCCGGTTGGCCGAGTGGCAGATCGATTCCTTCCTGGAGGGGCTGACCGAGCCCCCCGAGCCCGGGATGACGCGCACCGAGGTCACGTACCCGCTGGTGGAGCTGCTGCTGCCGGAACTCCAGGAGTTCCTGGTCTACGTCTGGCGGCGCCAGCTCGCCGCGTCGACCGGGCGCGTCGTCCAGGCCGGCGACGACGAGGAGATGGTCGACCGGCGGCTCGCGGTCGGCTTCGCGGACCTGGTCGGCTTCACGCGCCTCACCCGCCGGATGGAGGAGGAGGAACTCGGCGAACTCGTCGAGGCATTCGAGACCACCGCCGCCGACCTGGTCGCCGCCCGCGGCGGCCGGCTGATCAAGACCCTGGGCGACGAGGTGCTGTACGTCGCCGACGACGCCGGCACCGCCGCCGAGATCGCGCTGCGCCTCATCGAGACGATGGCCAACGACGAGACCATGCCCGAACTGCGGGTCGGCATCGCCTTCGGCACCGTCACCACCCGCATGGGCGACGTCTTCGGCACCACCGTCAACCTCGCCTCCCGCCTCACCTCCATAGCCCCGCGCGACGCACTCCTCGTCGACAGCGCCTTCGCGGAGGAGATCATCCGCACCGGCGACGCCCCCGCCTCCGAGGCGCAGGCGGTCGAGGAGGCCGCGACGGCGGAGAAGGAGGGCGAGGA
- a CDS encoding biotin--[acetyl-CoA-carboxylase] ligase, translating into MTPRDDSEPSHSRWSDLDRPPLNATALRRALVREGGLWRHVDVVQSTGSTNTDLAARAARGEAEEGSVLIAEEQTAARGRLDRRWSAPPRSGLFFSVVLRPAEVPVARWGWLPLLTGVAVATGLSRAAGVDTALKWPNDLLVTVGGEERKAGGILAERAGDDGVVVGVGVNVSLRASELPVPGAGSLRLAGAGGTDRDPLLRAVLRSLEDWYVRWRSAGGDPAASGLQETYAAGCATLGRTVRAELPGDRSLVGEAVAVDGDGRLVLATEQGVQEPVGAGDIVHLRPV; encoded by the coding sequence ATGACGCCCCGCGATGACTCCGAGCCCTCCCACAGCCGGTGGTCCGACCTGGACCGGCCGCCCCTCAACGCCACCGCCCTGCGCCGTGCCCTGGTGCGCGAGGGCGGACTGTGGCGGCACGTCGACGTCGTGCAGAGCACCGGCTCCACCAACACGGACCTCGCCGCCCGTGCCGCACGGGGCGAGGCGGAGGAGGGCTCCGTCCTGATCGCCGAGGAGCAGACCGCCGCCCGGGGCCGTCTCGACCGGCGGTGGAGCGCACCGCCCCGTTCGGGCCTCTTCTTCTCGGTCGTGCTCCGGCCCGCCGAGGTCCCGGTGGCCCGCTGGGGCTGGCTGCCACTGCTCACCGGGGTCGCGGTGGCGACCGGGCTGTCCCGCGCCGCGGGTGTCGACACGGCCCTGAAGTGGCCCAACGACCTCCTCGTCACCGTCGGCGGCGAGGAGCGCAAGGCCGGCGGCATCCTCGCCGAGCGGGCAGGCGACGACGGTGTGGTCGTCGGTGTCGGCGTCAACGTCAGCCTCCGCGCGTCGGAACTGCCCGTCCCGGGCGCAGGCTCCCTGCGCCTCGCCGGGGCCGGCGGCACCGACCGCGACCCGTTGCTGCGGGCGGTACTGCGGTCCCTGGAGGACTGGTACGTCCGCTGGCGCTCGGCCGGCGGCGATCCTGCGGCCAGCGGCCTCCAGGAGACGTACGCCGCCGGGTGCGCGACCCTCGGCCGCACGGTCCGGGCCGAACTCCCCGGCGACCGGTCCCTGGTCGGCGAGGCGGTCGCCGTGGACGGGGACGGACGCCTGGTTCTCGCCACGGAGCAGGGGGTGCAGGAGCCGGTGGGCGCCGGGGACATCGTCCACCTGCGGCCCGTGTGA